The following nucleotide sequence is from Drosophila simulans strain w501 chromosome 3L, Prin_Dsim_3.1, whole genome shotgun sequence.
CTTATCACCTGCACAAACTGATTCCATTGCAGAATACAAGCTCCTTTTTCGCTAGTATTACTTTATTAATCAACCTCAGtggttgcattttaaatagcaaaaataaattatttgacaTGTACGTAAACACTGATCGCcataaatagtttatttttcaaaatacaaTAATGGAATAAAATAGGGTCTAACCAGAACATCAGTGCCTAAAAATTGACATTTAACGCGGTTTTTGTATAAGTTGATGAGTGAAATTTTCCGAGTATTGATCAATTCTAAGGAATGTGCTACCACATTCGTCTGACGTCATGTGTTATATTATGATAACGCACTCTTTTGGTATCTCACAGAGATAAGATAACCCATATCTTACCAGTTACCCACACCAGTTAACTAATGTCAAAATTTGGTTTGTTTACATGCTTTTTGTGTAAACGAGCTCggcaattttgttttattaattttatgttatatatttcttgtagATTGGTTGAAAAGGCAATATGAATCTAGGCCACTGGAATTTTCTTCTAGCTTTATTCAGTTTACAAACGTTTTTCAACGCCTCCGCACAGATAAGCACTGAAAATAACAGTTTGAAGGGATCAAACAGCTCAAAGTAAGAAATGCtcaaaacatttgttttcgaaaaatactAATTTTGAATTCTTTGCATTTTCTATAATATAATTTGCTTTGCTTAGTATTTCCTATGAAGACACATTCAATAGCACTTCGACCGAGGTTCTGGACGCCTCAATACATTCAACACTGGATGTATCTCAAACATATTCGACAGAAGCTGCAACAATTCAATCAGGTGCTAGGTTCGCAACCTCTGTTCCTGTTCAAAGTCCTGTAGACAACCCGTTAGATCCAGCGGACTGTTCTCAACGGGAAAAGTACAGAAAACAACCAGTTGCAACACCATCGTCGCGTTTAAGAAAATGCTGCCCACATGGagaaaacttaaatatatatcggGAAAATCAAAGCGATTCTATGTGCGACAACGGACTCTTAAGCTTCGAACCGACTATAATAAGTGCAGTTCTGTTCGATAACTGCATTGAAGACTTGGAGATTGAGACAACGCTCGACTACGACATAGGAAATCCGTGCAACAGGTATGTAAGCGAAGCGAGACATCCCcatgtttaatttaatcgaAGTACACATTCCTCTGCAAAATTAGTTCTCTTTTGTACGACGACGAAGAGGACGTTTTCTTCGTTCTGCAAGACGGTTCGCTATTAATCATCGACAAATTTGGCAACGAATCGTACACAGTGAAAGAACATTATTGCTTGGATATTGATAAGTCGGGACACTTGTTTGCCTTTACATGTGTAACCCAAGTGGAAGAACAAATTGCTTTCGCAAAAGTAAGTCGATGTGACATTAATTTCTATTTACCAATGGATGAATATTATTTCAGGTCGTTTTTGTTGCCGTTCTTATGCTAATATCTATGCCCTGCCTGCTATTAGTTAGTTATTTGCACATGACACTTCGCTTGTTGCGCAACTTGCATGGTCTCTCGCTAAGTTTGATGTCCCTGTGCTTGGCGTCTGGATACTTTGTGCACTCCGTTGTGCACATCTATGGGATCCCGAACCAAGGGTTCATTGGCTACGTCATAcagttttgtattttaagttatttctTCTGGTACTTGTGCATATGCTTCAATGTTCTTTTGAATGTGTGGTACAAGTTGCCCTGCTGCATTCAATGCTCAAAGAGTTGGGCCACCTTTAATTTTGGGTGTTACgctgtttttgctttttctggACCGGCCACAATAGTTGCATTAACTGTTCAAAAGGGACTCCCAGGAATGCCGTCTTACTTTCTGCAAGGCAAGTAATTAACAGAACAATAATACTTTAGAGCATAAGTAATAACAGGTGTATTATTTAAAGGCCTCACTGAATCCATCCGAGATTCCCAACGTTACTTTATTCCTCCAGTGTCTACTATACTTTTTCTAAGTTTTTTGGTAAGCACTTCTTTTCGTaccagttttttgttttatgctaATGCTGTAATAATGTACGATTATTAGATTAACATCATATCGTTCTTCGGATTTCAACGTATAAGCGGCTACGCCAAGGCTGAAAAAAACATTCAGGAgcgaaaatgtttgtttgaCCAACAAAAGTATGAAGATGTTAAAAAAGAGTGAGTGCACATTTATTACAGTCCTaacacaaaaaattattttaattttttgccattagCGCTAAATGTGTCAGTTTACTTGGAATAATAATGGTCGTAAGCTGGCTGCTCGAAATAATAACGTTTTACTCGGGATCGAATTCGAATTACCTGATACTCTGCGACATGGTGAATGGACTCCAGGGAGTTTGGGTACTGCTAATTTTTCTAGTCGTGCGCAGGCGTCGCACAATAATATTAAGGTGGTGGTATGATCGTGGTTCCCACGAAATTGAAGGCACAGAGCTGCAAGCTCTTAGTAATAGTCCCACATAGATATACAATTATAATACATTACTTCAAATCTACGATCGCCGTTAATATTACATTAATTTTAtgattatattaaattctGGTTTATTTGACCTGCAAAGAATGATGTGCTTATAACCAAATCAAATTGatgaaaagagaaaaacattcaaaaatTGATCGGCTGAACCTGATATCCTTTAATAGAATATATGTTATTGCGGGCCACATGACCGAACAATTTCCCAATCATATTTGTGAAAACTCAACTTTGTGTAAATTGTGGTTTATTTAAACTTATACAAAtactattaaatattaaatgtttgctGTCACTTATATGGTCATATAAAGTTAAATAGTCATTTTATTGTAAGAATGTTTTACCATCTTTGCTAATACTCTAAAAGGAAATGTGTAATTATGCGTGCGTTACCAAAATGAGCCATTTCTGTTTCTTGTCGATTGCGATTGTTTTGAATTATGATACGAAGACAACGTTTTCTAACGTTTCTTAATACGGCGATTTCATCATAAGAATAATTGTGTATTTACATGTTATATGCTACGTATATGGGATCCAGTTGGTCGGCTAGAAAACCATCCCGTAAATGCATCCGTTGCTTTTCGCCCCGACTATTAATAGGCACCACACCTAGAAACAATAGTTCacaaaatgaataattatcattataaaaaaatgtatcacAAACCTGGATCAACAACCACTACAACGCCTACTATAAGCTGATGATCTTCTAATACTGTGTTTGTGACCAAGGGAACCAAATCCAAAGCTTCTGATTCATTGCCGTCCAACTCGACAACAACGACTAATAGGTTTGTCCAGGTGAAAACGGCGctgattaaaaaaaataatgtgtGATTTTTTCAAAAAGCCCGTCTTTTAAATCTTACCACTCAGCAATTTTTTTGTGACAGCGCATTACCGAATTTTCGATATCAATTGGGTGATAGTTCATGCCACGTAAAGAGATCACTTCATCAACAGCTCCGACTACATACACTGCGTCGTGTAGTTCTTGATCAGCATTGCTTGCGCCGCCTACCAGGCTATGCTCGGAATTTCCACCCAAggaaacatttgaaaaatttagTTGCAATTGACTTATCGAATTCAAAGATTCTGTATCACTATCGCGACTTGCCACACTTGGTGTGGTCTCGTCAAGCAGTGATGCTGATTGCGAGCATTCGGTGCGGCGTAAGAATCCTAAATATCCAGTACGTGCATATAGCTCGGAGGTGGCCCCAGTTACCAATTTCGCGTTGAAGTGATCATTGTAGTCAGTTTCGTCACCATAAATTGTAAAGTAACCATTTGCGTTATGAGGAGCTTGAACCTTaggaaaaattaataaattagtaTTGATAGGATAATTATGcagtttgtaaattgttaCCCAGATTTCTCCCAAATGCGAGTCGCCACAGTGGCCCTTGGTTTCGGGATTTGCTATTATCACTTTTACGCCTGGTAAAAGTTTACCTGATTCAATTACACACAACGAATTTGGCGCTCCACGCTCCACCAAAGCGACACGATTATTTCGCAATGCTCTCATATCTACGTACACTTGAGCACTCTCTGCAGAACTAGCCCCTTGGACACAGATGGCCGGATTTACACGACACCCAAACGAAGTTGACACGCAGCGCGTATTCAGACCAAGGGCTTGAAAGAGCTTGCAGAACTGCTGGGTCAGTTGCACTCTGGGACGCTCTTCTGCCACCACGACACACGTCCGTACGCATCTCAAATCTATGTTTCGTTGCTTTAAGGAAGGTATAGAATTGCTGAGAGCTTTTGTGCATAACTCTATTACACCATATGAACAGAACGTGTCGCGAACGCGGTGTTGAGATAGAGTTGACAGCCATAAACTGGGATTTGCTTCGACCTCGTAGGGCGCGATAAGTATAGAATGGTGGCCACTATATACTCCGATAAGAGTCCACATAACAAATCCAAGGCCGCAGTACGGATCCAAACATAAAGCAACATGTCGAGAAGGATACAGCTCACAAGCCAATTTTAAACTGGCGCACAGACTAGAGAGAGATCTGTTAGATAGACAAAAATTGAATACACACATTTCGTTAAAACTCAATTCGACCTATGTACCGATGCGTGATGTTAACACCGCTAAGACGTCCACAAGTTGATACGCTAAAGTCCAAATAGGCGCTAGAGTCAAAGGAGACCGTGGCTATGCCCGCATATTTGCGTTTCGGGTTGTCATCAATATCTAATATAGGAGGCCATGTCTTTGGGTCAATAGAGGTTGCTGCCTCTCGAGATTTGAGTAACTTAATAATCGGCTGTATGGAGAGTACAATGCCACTTTTAGAGACATCAACAATCATCCGAACAGTGGGTAACGtggtatttaaattttgtggaTGTGGAGGCCGAATGGTAATTGGTATTGCACCCAAATATAGGCATCCATAAAATGCGCACAGCAAATCGAGACCTGGAGGAAATATAAGCGCTGCGGGAAAATCGGACTATATTAGCATTCCTATAGTGTGTACATAGAAAAACTTACCAACGTGGTCTCCTGGCTCAATTCTTCCTCGTTCTTGTAACAATGCCGCTATTTTCTCTGCCCGCTTATGCAACTCAGAGCATGTCAGTGTTTTCGCGATGGCACCTGAAGCGCAAGTCTAGAATTCGTTTCTTTTAAAAAGGAACCAAACTTACCCTTGGAGTTTAGCAGTGTAAATATTATATGATCGGGGGACGTGTTTGCTCGCCAACGCAACACACCTGTTATCAGTTGTGGCTGTTGAAGTTTGACAGTTTTTTAGTCGCAATTTTTGACATTAGACATGTTAACCAACCTTTCTTTCGCAATCTTCTGCTAGGCCAACATCCCGTCCATGGGCTTCAGCAAGGCGATTGCCCTGAACTAAATTTCCAACCATCACAGAGGCTGGTCCTACACCCGTGTCTGTAATACCACATCCAGATGATGAGCTTAATTTTGCGGCAGTTTGCACACCTTATTTGTTTGAGGAATGGTTAGTAGTAGAATGATTTATCGGTTTTGTACAAGGATTCATTACAGAAGTGATTAATTTATGCGATTTCATTAGTTATGTTggcatttgtgtttgttgtcgATATAATACAGTGTTgttatttggtttttgcagTGAGTGTTGTTGTGGTCATAGAAGTAATCGCAGCATTGTTGAAGGGTTGGTGGTTAAAAATAGAGGAAagcaatatttgtattttattaagGTAAATAAAGCACAGAAAgtccaaaaagccaatttgtaacaattctttaaaatcaAGTATGCGAAGAACTTACCTTGATGTAGCTCCCGTGGCTTTGGTAGATTGGTAACACATGTATGTGGGCACATTAAAACATTCGCTGGGTGGAGAGATCCCTCCAAGAACCTTCGTCGTGCTTCGCATAAATGTATGCCACCAAGAGGAGTCTTTGGCAAATGATTCGGTGGAACCAATGCCAGGCAGTAAATTCCAACTTGGTGAATGGAGTCTACTGCTTGCAGAACACGTGACATCCATTGGAAACTTTCTTCCTCTGAGCAGTCCGGACGTTGCTCAGCAATTACGCACACGCGTTCGTCGCGCAAAACCTTAATGCTAAATACAGCAATGCGTCCTCGGTAAATAAACCGCATGGGTTCCACAGCTAACACTGTGGCAATAATGTCATCCGCATTGTGCTTTCTACCGGTTACGGTCATCAGCCCATCGCGGGACCCGCACACAAAGACCAACCCTCCCGGACCAAGAAAGCCCAGTAGGCCTGATCTAACGTAAAAGTCTTCGCCAATTGGTTTGGAAATAATGTTCACCGTGCCATTTCCATCTTTTGGTTGTTCCAATTCTTCCAATAAAGGCTGAACCTTGAAAGTTGAATTTGTCATTCCGTCGAGACCAAAATAGCTGGCGCTTGTGGATCCGCTAGTAACGCATATTTCGCCGACCTGATCGGTTTTGCACAGCACAGGGGGTCCTTCCGATCGAACCACTACCATTTGTGCTGCTGGCATAACTTGACCACAGTCCTGCAAGGTGAGTGATGTTAATGAGTCTTCACTGTCAACGCGTACAACTCCATGTGATAGTGCTGCCATTGAAAGCACACCACGTCCAGTAGCTGACGGACTAAATCCACAAGATCCTCGCCCAGGACGCCGAAGGGAAACAGTAAATACTTCAGAGCTACTAGCACATGGACAAATTGCATCTGAGCGTAATCCTTTAGCTTGAAAAACACTCAAGAACTGGTCACATGAGGATAACGACCAGGGGTTGGCTCCATCGGCTACCAGCAACATACGTAGAGAGGAAAGCGATATATCCTTATGATCTTTAGTAGCGAGTAGTCCCCAATGTAGATCACGACTCTTAACCAAGCAACAAGAAGCTCGgtgttttgttattaattgcATCCAGCTTGACGGACGCAATTTCATCAATGCGTAGGGTATGAAAATAACGTGCATACCATTCAGAACGGATGTCAAGACCGAATGCCATAATCCAACTTCACGCTTGAAGTCCAAGACACACACAATTGTTTCGCCTTCGGTATAATGGCAGGCCATAGTCAAAGCACGGCAATGATTGATCATCGCTGCGCGAGTAACAGTGACTCCTGTAAAACAGATTaagtaattatttataaatatttggatgCTGATATATGTTGCACTTACCCATAACACTGCCTTCCTTATCTGTCGTGTATTCTATATAAGCTGCAGCCGAATCATCGGCCCGTAAATTGCCAACGTTGAATTCTTTGGGCGGCTTAGGTAAATGCTCAGTCACAAACCACTGCAAGCGTGGCCAGCCCTTTAATTTTGCTATTTCCCCCGTGGTGGTTGATTTAGGAAGACCTTTTAAGCAAGCTTCTGAGGTAAGAGCTACAGTTATGCCACAAGAACTCAATAAGAATCCCACTTGCTGCGGAGGTGTATCCGAGCTAGACAGCGGCAATTCTATTGGAAGGGGTACTAACCCCCGAAACATACACCCATACCAGGCTGTAATGAAACTGTAATTTATCTAATTAATATTGTATACACCTTAAAATACATCAAAGATTTGTGTTGCTCTTTAGAGACTTGAAATGAACGAATTTCGAAGGAATGCCAACACACATACTAACCTTAAGGGGTCATTATTAGGGTAAACCAGGGCAACACGATCGCCGGGCTTCAGTGTTACTTGCTCAGGACCCttgctaaatatttttgtggaCAAAGCATGGGCAATCTTTTGTGCGCGCGAAAGTAGCTTGCCATATGTTAAGGTAGTTGTTATCTTCCCATTCGGATCGAGCACTGTAGCCATTGGACTTTTAAACGAGTTTGTGCCATATCGTTGGAGTGCGCATTCGAGCGTTCTTGGAAGTCCTGCAGGTATGGATAGCTGCTCGCCTTGCACAGGAGTCATTGTGCTGCCCTCCGGTTTGGGAGCATTGGGATCCTTCGTATTGGCAGCAATCTCCAGTTCAATGTCGTTATCCTCATAGAACTCCGGTAGTGGGCGACGCTTAGGTCTTTTAAGGGTGTTAAGCAGTTGCTGAATCTTAGCCGatactttccactttccattGGCATCTGTCTCGTTCAGTTCATTTTGAGAAACATTAACATATCGAGTCACTCGATCCGCAGCACGATGAGCATTATTAAACTGTGTGATGTCGGGAGCGTTGTCTAAAAACAAACGATAATTACATTATGAAAATCACACAAGAAACACATAAACTACGCTTTAATGGAATTTACTTAATTCCGCTGTTTCTTAAGTTACttacattgtttttgtttaaacgcTTTGTCCGAAAAGTCATTCTCTCGCTTGTATGCAATCGGCGGACAGTCCGAACTTAAAGGTTCTGAAGTTGGCTGTGtaatgattatttaattaattatttaatttaattaatacaaCTTTCTGCAATCTGCCAACGTTTATATACCCTAACTTCAATTCTACAAAGCAATCTATTAGAATAAAATCATAGCTTCGTTGATTCTTATCATGagttttaactttttataCATTAGTTAAAGAGTATAATTCgtttaatacattttctatttttcgatttttctatatttcgattttaattagttCACATCGGAACAgtataacaataatatatacTGCAATATTGTCGAAGCTagctttttttcttctttaaatgtattattattatattactcACAAGTGGAGGTAAGTTTTGCGGTGGTCGCCTTTCTGGAGCGCTATTCGGTGCCGTATACTTCTGATTTGGAATTTGGTTCTGTTTTACGTCTGGCCTCGCATGCTGCTGTGAACCCATCGATGATTCACGAATTGGAGGTTTAATTATCGGTTCTGGTGGCAGTATGCTATTGCTTATATGATCCCGCGGATAATTGTACTCCTTGTCGGGGGAAATTGTCTCCTCGGGTATGGATTCGTCATCCGTCGATGAGTCCAGCTCATCATTGCACCCAGGGCTTCGGTTTAATACAGATGTGCGCTTCGATGGCATTGGAAGGCTGGGTTTTGGTCGTCCCTTGAGAGCTGCAAGGGCCTGTTGCACAGCCTCTTGTCGTACTTCTAGGGGTCAGATGATCAGAGTaaaatgttgttgctgtaaCTTGTTCTACTAACCAGAATGATAACGCTTCTCATTGTGCGTTACTTTGCGCTGTGTGCGTCGTTGACGATGCTGACTATTATTAGTTGACTGTTGGTTCTGAAAAGCACTTGGCTCGCGAGTGTTCTGATACCCGGGATCGCCGACTGCTCCACCCTGCGGTCGCATATTTTCGTAGCCGGGAGCCCCAGCATTTCCGCTCTGAGGTGTCGATGACAAGCTCATGGCGGCTGGCTGATGGAAGTCGATTTTTTTGGAATGTCTTTGCTGCGAGGAGGAGAGGGAGGGCACTTCAGTCACATAGCTGTAGCCCTCGCTGGACACAATGACGCCGTCGTTATTGATGTTTCCGTGGTTGGTGCTGTTGTTGGCATTTTTAACGTTGTAGTATGGCGGTGGCGGCGTACTTTTCACTTTGTCGCCTGTGCACAACAAAAGGATCAAAAGCTAGCTGGTGACGACCAAACGACCAAATACCAAAGTTTTCAAACATACCTTCTGGCTTTTTAAGGAACGGCTGCAACAGCTTCGCCCTCTTCTTTTCGTAGCCTTTCTGCGTAATGTCACCTAGAAAAGCGGATGGGAATGTTTTCTTAACGATTAATATGTCCGCTGGGCCTTGTCGTTATTGGAAAAGCGTGTAATAGCGACTGAATCATATACTCATGCTGAAAGCCACTgcacacaacacaacacacacacttttcttttaattgGTCGGTCCCCCACTACATGTGGGCAGCTTTCAGCGAAGCAAAAGCCGAGAACAGCACTTGTAATCCCAATTGGGGGCGACAAGTACCCAATGACTTGAATCAGACCAGACTACGTCTGCCACAGTTTTCACGCGATTTTCTACAACTCAGTCGCCGCACATTaacaacaatattttatttttgtgtgtacTACAAACGGGCTCTATTTCAAATAGGTATACCTTCCGACAGCTCTAAGTCCAGTTCGGCGAGCTTCTCGCGGACGTAGCCAGGCAGCGAGGCAGTGTGCTCCATGGTAGATGATAAGAGTGGCTTCAGGCTTTTGTTCTATCCTCTTCCTTGGAGGATTCGTCTAAACTTTGGCTGGTCGCAgtacacaaacacacccaGACACCGCTACTTTCCCACTTCGCTGTCAAAAATCGATCGATTTGCcatttattgtatttcacattttgccgacgcaaataaatacatttgtaCTTGCGCAGCACCAGTACTTTGGGTTAGTTAGAAAACACGATATTACGAATGTCTTTTACGAATTTGCACaattaaagtaaacaaagaaaaatagCAGTACAAATCGATTTTATGAACTAGCGAAAAATTGATAACTATTTCTTCATTCTCTTGAGGCAACagcctttttcatttttcgagACGCGGCCACACTGCCCAAGTAATCGAACCACGAATTTAAGTGttatttttaatgatattAGGCATAGAACCGTTATAATTAGAAAAACTCTATATTTGTTATATCTATATTTGTTACTTTAATCGCTCGACTcttaaatttcaattcaacAAAAGCAATTGGTGGGCATTTTGCTATGTAGCCCTGAAATTCTGTAGAAATTATCGATATCTGTATGTAAGGCGGGTATAAGCACAATCGGATTACGAGCACAAAAACAAGGGAAACCTGGACACGATTAGTGGCGAAGAAAAACGAAGTCCTGCCAACTTAgtccaaattgttttttagccGGCTGCCTACACGCCTGCGTTTTGAGCAAAGCGGTAGTATCTTTTTCGGGGCCATCGATAGCTTGTCATCTCCAGTAAAAATGCGTGagttaatttaaaaaacactAGGCATACAACTAATTATTCTTACGATGCAGAGAACTTGAAGATCCAAGAGGAAGTAAATTCATTGATGAGTCTAGGCCAGCACTTTGATGACCAGTTAAAGCTGGCAGGCGTCGAGTTGGGCGATTTCTCGGACGACGACCTGGCGCTCCTTGACAAATGCGCCCAATATTATTCACTTTTGCACATCCACGACTTCAATCTAAACTACTTGCGCGATTTCTATTGTGCCAAGAAGAGGGAATGCATTGAAAACCGGCAGACCAGAGTGCAGCAACGTGTAGAGCTGCAGCGCATTCTGTCTTCCATCGAAGAGGCGACTAGGGACGTAGTTATGTTGGAGAGGTATTGGTGAACCAATCCCGTTAAGGGCTGAATCCTTGACCAAAACCTTTCTTCTGCAGATTTAAAGCTGCTGCGGAAGAGCGGCTCATCCCGGACATCGTCGTTATGCAGCGAAACGGCCAAAAGCTTGCAACAAAACAGGCCTTACTGGACCGGCAAAAAACCCTTAAGATCCCAAAGGATTTTAGTATTGAAAGTGTCATCGAGAAGGTAGATTCACTGGAGCAGCGCTAAAGAAGTGAACTGCtttcgtttttaaaaaattatttaattgtatttactCAGTAATGCAAAAACACTttacaaaaacataaaattttcaaatttaaaagatGAATGTTGAGGTTTACAAGTTTGGAACACTTCACACAATCAGAGGGTGCACTCTTTTTGgttattgtattttatgaaGGGCACGCATTTTAAAAACGTTCCAATTGTTGCTAGGTTgtgtcaaatatttatttaaagtatcATGATAGGAAAACTAGAAgaccaaataataatttgccaGCTGCTTAAAGCATACAAAAAGTGTACCGTGTTCTTCCATGCCATTgctcatatgtatgtatttgtgtATTTCCAATGTGGTATATGTATCATATATATTGGTGTATAGATAGAATTAGTAATTTCATATTCTTTAAGTTGTTGCTTGttgttatgtatataaagGGCGGGTATGTGGCAGACAATCTTTTCGGCTAGCAACGCGCTCCACGCCACAGGCCTACTCCACGTTTCCAGCCATCTTTTAGCGGAACTCGGGCGCATCATCTTGCGTTATGTCACCGTACTTCCAGATGGCCAGATGTGCGACCCGAGCTGCTTCCTGCGCGGCTTTGTACTGGTCCACTAGTTCCTTGAGCTTCCGCTCCCCACGCTTTTCAGCCAGAACAAGGCCCTCGGCTACAAGCTGCTTTCCAAAATCGACTTTAGTAGTTGGATCGCGAAGAGTGGCCAAGTGCGGCGACCCAGTCACCTTCAGCTCGACATTGAGTTGAACCTTATGGTTCAAAACGTCTTCGGAAAACGCACGCAAGGCTTCTTCCTTATCTTCGTTGTCAGTTGGCAGGGCGACTAAGGCCAAAGCATACTCCGTGGCGTAGGGCTTTTCGCTGCTGAAGGCTGGTGGCAGGGCTGCCAAACGGTTGGTCGGAAGTGTCTAAAAATGGAAACGAGTGTTAATATTGCCAGAAAAAATCACAATGGTTTAGGAGTGAGTGTGTCGCAACTCGAATACTTTTGAAGCGTGGTTCTGGCGCCCCCAGCTACTTAGCGCTTTTGTTTCTTGCGTATTTTAGTCCTGCTACTTTGGACAATGGTTGACCCAAAAAATATGGAACTACCTTTGTACCGTTGAAGAGGATGCCACACGACTTGAAACGGTGAACACATTTAACGCAGCTGTAGGGTTTGCTTACGCCATCACGAATCGTATAAAGTCATTCGATGAAGCCTATTTAATTTGGCAAGCTTATGACTCATGCGTTTCACTTCAAGCCGGAAACGGATCTAAGGAACTTGCAGAGATATAAATATTAGTCAAAGCGACACTTACCTCCTTATTTCCATAATCGATGTACAGGACGGTAGCATTGCTGCCCTGCACGCGTTCCACCTTGGCACGGTACCACTGATTATCAAGTGTAAACTGAGCGGCCACCAGGTCACCACGCTTTGGCGTGTACGATCCAGCGATGGGTGGGTTGGACTGGAAGTCGGCGTGAAGCTTGCTCATAAGCGACTCTAGCTTGGATCCGCTCTCCACGGATTGCGCGAAGAATGTCAGAGATTCGGTGATCTCAGTGACAATGACGTTCTCGTAGTTGACTTTACGATCCGCCACTACCTTGTCCTCCTTCTC
It contains:
- the LOC6734401 gene encoding augmin complex subunit wac is translated as MQNLKIQEEVNSLMSLGQHFDDQLKLAGVELGDFSDDDLALLDKCAQYYSLLHIHDFNLNYLRDFYCAKKRECIENRQTRVQQRVELQRILSSIEEATRDVVMLERFKAAAEERLIPDIVVMQRNGQKLATKQALLDRQKTLKIPKDFSIESVIEKVDSLEQR